The nucleotide window TTACAACCCGCGGGCAAGAAACCAATGTCTGCTCAGGATTTATTAAACGGACGGGCTGATTGGTTCCAAGTGGGTAAGGTGCTTGCCTAATGGAAAATCAACGCTCCTCTAAAAAAACACCGCCAAAAACCACCGCACTTTCGACACGAGCGATGGCGGCGAAAGTGATTTTGCAAGTATTGGATGAAGGGAAATCCTTGTCCACGTTAATACCGGAAGCGCAATCTTCGGTGAAAGCGCAAGATTTCCCCTTGTTGCAAGAAATTTGTTTCGGCGTATGTCGCGTCTTGCCTCGTTTGGAACAAATTATTAAGCGTCTTGTGGATAAGCCGCTTAAAGGCAAAACGCGTATTGTGCATTGTTTGTTGTTGGTCGGTTTATATCAGCTGCTTTATATGCGTGTGCCAGCGCATGCTGCGGTAGATGAAGTCGTGAATGCAACGAAATCTTTAAAATCCGACAGCTTTCGTGGTTTGGTGAATGGGGTGCTGCGTCGATTTTTGCGTGAACAAGAGGATATTCTTGCGATTGTGGATAAACATTGGCAAACGCTGCATCCCGATTGGTTTGTGAATAAACTGAAAAAGGTTTATCCGAACTGGCGTGAGATCATTGGCGCCAATAATCAAAAGCCACCAATGTGGTTGCGGGTGAATACGCAAAAAAACAGCTTGGAAACTTACCGCACTTTATTATCGGCGCAGCAGATGGAAACGCAGGTGACGTCTCATCCGCAGGCGCTGGGGTTAACTCAGCCGACAGCCGTGCAAAATTTACCGTTGTTTGCCGAAGGTGGTGTGACAGTCCAAGATCTTCATGCGCAATGGGCTGCGTTATTATTACAGCCACAAAATCATGAGGTTATTTTAGATGCCTGTGCGGCACCGGGCGGCAAAACCACCCATATTTTAGAATTGGCGCCGCAGGCTGATGTGATGGCGTTGGATGTGGAAGAAAACCGTTTACAACGGGTGAAAGAAAATTTAGCACGCATGCAGCAACAGGCGACTATCGTGTGTGGCGACGCAGCGAATCCACAAGCATGGCTAGATAAATTGGGTAAAAGTGCGGTGCGTTTTGACCGCATTTTATTAGATGCACCTTGTTCTGCCACCGGGGTAATTCGCCGTCATCCTGATATTAAATGGTTACGTAAAGAGGCTGATATCGAGCAGTTAGTCGCTTTGCAAGGGCAGATTTTGGATGCATTGTGGCATTATTTAAAACCCAACGGGGTGTTGTTATATGCCACTTGTTCTGTGCTTGCGGAAGAAAATGCGCAGCAAATTGAGCGCTTTTTGCAAAAGACGCCGGACGCACAATTGGCGGCACTAGATCTGCCGCCTGATGTGCTGGCGCACAATCAAAGTGCGGTCGGTTTTCAGTTTATTCCACAAATTGACGGTGGCGATGGCTTTTATTATGCGAAATTGGTAAAACGTCAGGGCTAACGTTAGCCATGGAGAGAATCAAATGAAGATAATTATTTTAGGCGCCGGACAAGTGGGTTCGACCTTGGCAACGAATTTAGTGAGTGAAGATAATGACATCACGCTGGTTGACGATGAGTCGTTGAATTTAGAACATTTACAGGACAAACATGATTTACGCGTC belongs to Aggregatibacter sp. 2125159857 and includes:
- the rsmB gene encoding 16S rRNA (cytosine(967)-C(5))-methyltransferase RsmB; the protein is MENQRSSKKTPPKTTALSTRAMAAKVILQVLDEGKSLSTLIPEAQSSVKAQDFPLLQEICFGVCRVLPRLEQIIKRLVDKPLKGKTRIVHCLLLVGLYQLLYMRVPAHAAVDEVVNATKSLKSDSFRGLVNGVLRRFLREQEDILAIVDKHWQTLHPDWFVNKLKKVYPNWREIIGANNQKPPMWLRVNTQKNSLETYRTLLSAQQMETQVTSHPQALGLTQPTAVQNLPLFAEGGVTVQDLHAQWAALLLQPQNHEVILDACAAPGGKTTHILELAPQADVMALDVEENRLQRVKENLARMQQQATIVCGDAANPQAWLDKLGKSAVRFDRILLDAPCSATGVIRRHPDIKWLRKEADIEQLVALQGQILDALWHYLKPNGVLLYATCSVLAEENAQQIERFLQKTPDAQLAALDLPPDVLAHNQSAVGFQFIPQIDGGDGFYYAKLVKRQG